The Aedes albopictus strain Foshan chromosome 2, AalbF5, whole genome shotgun sequence region gattgtatcatacgccgatttgaaatcgatgaacaagtggtgtgtgggcacgttgtattcgcggcatttctgcaacacctggcggatggcgaacatctggtccgttgtagcgcgttcacccataaatccagcctgatattgccccacgaactctcttgcaatcggtgatagacggcggcataaaatttgagagagtatcttgtaggcagcgctcagtagtgtgatcgcgcggtagttccgcaatccaacttgtcgccctttttgtagatgggacacacgataccttccatccattcctccggtaatacttcctcctcccaaatcttggtaatgacccagtgtagtgctctcaccagtgcttctccaccgtattttagaagctcgcttggtagtcgatctgctccagcggctttgttgtttttcaaccggccaacctcctcctcaatctcttgaaggtcaggggccggaagtctttcgtcctgtgcacatactcctagatctgttaccacgtcaccttcggtacttgcaacgtcgccattgaggtgctcaccgtcatgctgccgccacctctcgaccacctcacgctcgctcgtgagaatgttcccgtgattatctcggcacatatcggcttgtggcacgaagcctctgcgcgagcggttcagcttctcgtagaactttcgtgtgtccttagcgcggtacagctcttccatcgcttcgcgatctcgttcttcctgctggcgcttcttcatccggaagactgagttctgcctgttccgcgcctgtttgtaacgtgcctcattcgctctcgtacggtgttgcagcattctcgcccatgctgcattcttctcgtttctcAACtgatcacattcgccgtcgtaccagtcgtttctgtgattcggagtcgcgaagcctagtgctgtagccgaggtactacctatggcggatcggatgtccctccagccatcctcaagtgtagctgcgccaagctgctcttccgttggtagggccactgctaactgctgcgcgtagtcttgagccacttctacgttacgaagttgctcgatgttgagccgcggcgttcgacttcgacgcgtggtgataactgacgaaagttttaagcgcatgcatacagcgactaagtagtgatccgaatctatattcgcactgcggtatgtgcggacgttggttatatctgagaagaatttaccgtcgattagaacgtggtcgatttggttttctgtttgatggtcgggtgatctccaggtggctttgtggatatctttgcgggggaagaaggtgcttcggattaccataccacgggaggctgcaaagtttacgcatcgctggccgttatcattcgatacggcgtgcaggctgtttcgcccgattaccggtctgtacatttcctttcttcctacctgcgcgtttatgtcgccgacaacgattttcacgtcacgcggcgagcaaccatcgtacgtttgctctagctgcgcgtagaacgcttctttctcgtcatcaggtctcccttcgtgtgggcagtggacgttgatgatgctgtagttgaagaaacggcccttaactctcaacatgcacatccttgcgttgatcggctgccacccgatcacacgttgtcgcatcttgcccaacactataaatcctgttcccagttcatttgtggtgccacagctttggtagaaggtagccgctcgatgcccgcttttccacactttctgtccagtccaacaaagttcctgcaatgccacgatgtcgaagttgcggggatgtagttcatcgtgtcacatcctgcgaaacctagtgacttgcaattccatgttccaagtttccaatcgtagtccttatttcgtcgcgtgggtctttgccgattgtatcgagtcgtattttctcctatgttattcgcaatggggatttttacgggtggcttattgggcctttTACAAGCAAACCTTTGGGGTTCCGATGGGTTCCCCACTGTCGCCGGTCGTCGCGAACCTTGTCATGGAACGACTAGAACAGGAGAGCATGAGAACGTTAGAGGAGAAACAAATATCGATAAAAGTGTATCGTCGCTACGTAGATGACTGCTTCTGCATTGCGAAGGAGGCTCATATAAACACGATTGTGGATGTCTTCAATGAGTTTCACGACAAGTTGAAGTTCACAGTTGAACTAGAAGAAAATGAAAAACTAAAGTTCCTGGATATGACTCTGCAGAGGACAAACGGGAGGATCACAAAGATATGGACACCCAAACAAAcgaatggaagatatttagattTCAATTCGGAAAGCCCCTTCCAACATAAGAAAAACACGGCGATCGCGCTTATAGACCGAGCGATCAAACTAACAGATGCCGCGGAGAGACCAAAAGCGATAGCAACAGTAAAACAAATTCTGCTAAAAAACCATTACCCAAAATGGTTTATCGCCAAATTGCTGAAAAACAGGACCCATCAACATTACAACACCATACAAAGAGAGGAAACCGGAAGAAGGGAAACAAAGTTCGTATCCACACCCTACATACCATGCCTCAGTGAAAAACTCTCAAAAATTCTCAACAAACACAACATCACACTAGCACACAAACCACGCGACAAAATCAAAAACACTGTTTTCAGTCGGTTGAAGGACTCAATTCCAACCATGAAAACCAAAAATGTTGTGTATGCCGTACCATGCGGCGCTGAGGACGGAAAGGTGTACGTAGGACAAACGGGTAGAATGCTTAAAACAAGGATCAACGAACACCAAAACAACATTAGAAAGAAGGAAGCAAAAACAGGACTAACCCAACACCACCTGGAAGAAGGACACAACTTTGATTTCGCCAATACGGAAATACTGGAAAGGATCGACAACCAGGCAAGCAGAACCATTGCAGAGGCCTTCCACATTAAGCTACTTGGCGACGACAGAACTGTTAATATGCAGCGAGAATGTGGAGGAATCGACTCGGCGTACAACGGTCTAGTGGGTAAAATCCGATCGctatcaacacaaacgaacagacCAACCCGAGTGACACaaccgaaccgaaccgaaccgaacAGACCGAACCGAATGACACAACTGAACCAACACGAGAATGGATAGATGTGTAAGAAAGGGGGGTTTAGTAATAAAGCCACACTGGTGGCAGGAACATCG contains the following coding sequences:
- the LOC134287769 gene encoding uncharacterized protein LOC134287769 — its product is MSKLRGCSSSCHILRNLVTCNSMFQVSNRSPYFVAWVFADCIESYFLLCYSQWGFLRVAYWAFYKQTFGVPMGSPLSPVVANLVMERLEQESMRTLEEKQISIKVYRRYVDDCFCIAKEAHINTIVDVFNEFHDKLKFTVELEENEKLKFLDMTLQRTNGRITKIWTPKQTNGRYLDFNSESPFQHKKNTAIALIDRAIKLTDAAERPKAIATVKQILLKNHYPKWFIAKLLKNRTHQHYNTIQREETGRRETKFVSTPYIPCLSEKLSKILNKHNITLAHKPRDKIKNTVFSRLKDSIPTMKTKNVVYAVPCGAEDGKVYVGQTGRMLKTRINEHQNNIRKKEAKTGLTQHHLEEGHNFDFANTEILERIDNQASRTIAEAFHIKLLGDDRTVNMQRECGGIDSAYNGLVGKIRSLSTQTNRPTRVTQPNRTEPNRPNRMTQLNQHENG